The following proteins are co-located in the Streptomyces bottropensis ATCC 25435 genome:
- a CDS encoding DUF3556 domain-containing protein, translating into MGFKTGDFPPVDPETFLDKPLQERMKTLALHWVEYGFGSPKMIPTTYVVKVLFLYVLAGTALVTWTSGTGPFWDVAHWWDEPAVYQKLVLWTVFLEALGVAGSWGPIAGKFKPMTGGVLFWARPGTIRLRPWKRVPFTAGDRRTVADVVLYLAFLASLLAAVAVPTDGLVPVGLLIAPIALYVVCGLRDKTLFLAARGEQYLPALVFFAVLPLTDLIVAAKLLICVVWIGAGVSKFGLHFTNVVSPMVSNSPCVPSRRIKRLHYRDFPRDIRPSKAATLVAHVGGTAVEVITPLVLLFSTNHWLTVAGVALMVVFHLFIVSTFPLAVPLEWNILFAYLSVFLFLGFPAQDGYGVGDMSSPWLTAGIAAALLFFPVLGNLRPDLVSFLPSMRQYAGNWASALWVFAPGAEQKLNSLPHRPTTNQVDQLQAMGYPREVAEITMQQTIAWRSMHSQGRGLFSVLMKNLPDLDRRTVREAEFACNSLIGFNFGDGHLHNIDLVDAVQARVGFAPGEWIVVWVESQAIHRSVQHYQVIDAALGVIERGTWKVADAVEEQPWLPNGPIPLDVTWTREQSSPVVGRQGTVESLAT; encoded by the coding sequence ATGGGGTTCAAAACAGGCGACTTCCCGCCGGTCGATCCGGAGACATTCCTGGACAAGCCTCTCCAGGAGCGCATGAAGACGTTGGCCCTGCACTGGGTGGAGTACGGTTTCGGCTCGCCGAAGATGATTCCGACGACGTACGTGGTCAAGGTCCTTTTCCTGTACGTCCTCGCCGGCACGGCCCTGGTGACCTGGACCTCGGGCACCGGACCGTTCTGGGACGTCGCCCACTGGTGGGACGAGCCGGCCGTCTACCAGAAGCTCGTGCTCTGGACGGTCTTCCTGGAGGCGCTGGGCGTGGCCGGCTCCTGGGGGCCGATCGCGGGCAAGTTCAAGCCGATGACCGGTGGCGTCCTGTTCTGGGCCCGGCCCGGCACCATCCGGCTGCGCCCCTGGAAGCGGGTGCCGTTCACCGCCGGCGACCGCCGTACCGTGGCCGATGTCGTCCTGTACCTGGCCTTCCTGGCGTCCCTGCTGGCAGCGGTCGCGGTGCCCACCGACGGACTGGTGCCCGTGGGCCTGTTGATCGCGCCGATCGCGCTGTACGTCGTGTGCGGCCTGCGGGACAAGACGCTCTTCCTGGCCGCCCGGGGCGAGCAGTACCTGCCCGCGCTGGTGTTCTTCGCCGTCCTGCCCCTCACCGACCTGATCGTCGCGGCGAAGCTGCTGATCTGCGTGGTGTGGATCGGCGCCGGGGTGTCGAAGTTCGGGCTGCACTTCACCAACGTGGTGTCGCCGATGGTCTCCAACAGCCCCTGTGTCCCGTCGAGGCGGATCAAGCGGCTCCACTACCGCGACTTCCCCCGTGACATCCGCCCGTCGAAGGCCGCGACCCTCGTGGCGCACGTCGGTGGCACCGCCGTGGAGGTCATCACCCCGCTGGTGCTGCTCTTCTCCACGAACCACTGGCTGACCGTCGCCGGCGTGGCGTTGATGGTCGTCTTCCACCTCTTCATCGTCTCGACGTTCCCGCTGGCGGTGCCGCTGGAGTGGAACATCCTGTTCGCGTACCTGTCGGTCTTCCTGTTCCTCGGCTTCCCGGCCCAGGACGGCTACGGCGTCGGCGACATGTCGTCGCCGTGGCTGACCGCCGGTATCGCCGCCGCGCTTCTGTTCTTCCCCGTGCTGGGCAATCTGCGCCCGGACCTGGTGTCGTTCCTGCCCTCGATGCGCCAGTACGCGGGCAACTGGGCCTCCGCGCTGTGGGTCTTCGCCCCGGGCGCGGAGCAGAAGCTGAACTCGCTGCCGCACCGCCCCACCACCAACCAGGTCGACCAGCTCCAGGCGATGGGCTACCCGCGGGAGGTCGCCGAGATCACCATGCAGCAGACGATCGCCTGGCGGTCGATGCACAGCCAGGGCCGCGGCCTGTTCTCCGTCCTCATGAAGAACCTTCCCGACCTCGACCGACGGACCGTGCGCGAAGCCGAGTTCGCGTGCAACTCGCTGATCGGGTTCAACTTCGGCGACGGCCATCTGCACAACATCGACCTCGTCGACGCCGTGCAGGCCCGGGTCGGGTTCGCCCCGGGCGAGTGGATCGTCGTATGGGTGGAGTCGCAGGCCATCCACCGCTCGGTGCAGCACTACCAGGTGATCGACGCCGCGCTCGGGGTCATCGAACGGGGTACGTGGAAGGTCGCGGACGCGGTCGAGGAGCAGCCGTGGCTGCCGAACGGCCCGATCCCGCTCGACGTGACCTGGACCCGCGAGCAGTCGTCGCCGGTGGTGGGGCGGCAGGGCACGGTGGAAAGCTTGGCCACATGA
- a CDS encoding response regulator — protein sequence MSLNVLVVDDQGIVRAGFAAVIDAEEDLTVVGEAADGAAAVRLAEELAPDVVVMDVRMPGLDGIAATRIITGRDNAPRVLVLTTFDLDAYVFDALRAGASGFLLKDVHPSQLLQGIREVAAGESVLAPSATRRLIGHYASGPPAAAPVGSSPELDSLTGSQRGVLTLVAAGLTNTEIAEQLGITVGTVKSHVNALLRKLGLRDRVQATILAYDLGLARPNPPGTHL from the coding sequence ATGAGCCTCAACGTGCTGGTCGTCGACGACCAGGGCATCGTACGGGCGGGGTTCGCCGCCGTGATCGACGCCGAGGAGGACCTGACGGTCGTCGGCGAGGCCGCCGACGGCGCCGCCGCGGTGCGGCTGGCCGAAGAGCTGGCTCCCGACGTCGTCGTCATGGACGTACGCATGCCCGGACTGGACGGCATCGCCGCCACCCGCATCATCACCGGGCGGGACAACGCGCCCCGCGTCCTCGTCCTGACCACCTTCGACCTCGACGCGTACGTCTTCGACGCGCTGCGCGCCGGCGCCTCGGGCTTCCTCCTCAAGGACGTACACCCCTCCCAACTACTCCAGGGCATCCGGGAGGTGGCGGCCGGCGAGAGCGTCCTGGCCCCGTCCGCGACCCGCCGCCTCATCGGCCACTACGCGTCCGGACCACCCGCCGCGGCCCCGGTCGGGAGCTCCCCCGAACTGGACAGCCTGACCGGCAGCCAGCGGGGCGTCCTCACCCTGGTCGCGGCCGGACTCACCAACACGGAGATCGCCGAGCAACTCGGCATCACCGTAGGCACCGTGAAGTCCCACGTGAACGCGCTGCTCCGCAAGCTCGGCCTGCGCGACCGCGTGCAGGCGACGATCCTCGCGTACGACCTCGGCCTCGCCCGCCCGAACCCGCCCGGCACCCACCTCTGA
- a CDS encoding sensor histidine kinase, translated as MNRTDDRLLPVLLICAQAVVWPGVPFVRGAVPPASALLVVALVAAVVTAALALRRARPVATLVVVAAACALGAGPLPAGATAVLGTAGVALALFTVATERDAFTAVLCVVALAAWQLLYNISLHGLSDRDGLDLVLTALLYAAACGAGLLVRRTRRARRAAEHLLQRAESERHRLPAAERRRMERELHDVSAHHLTAVVVTAGAALGLRDRRPELAEQALEFAVETGGEVTRALGAVRAPAPSRGDVPSPEERLLDLVAGFRRLDQRVDCEIDLLPDGAVAEAAYGIVREALTNVARYAPGARTRVLCRYGDTRTDVVVTSTAPPAGAVAHGAGLGGGRGQDFLRSRAREAGGTVHSGPTAEGGWEVRAVLPGRTATTVEPSAPRSYRAAQVVAALGLVLQPLLPVLVIRAEETSSAPGVSAGVFFALLAAGQAVALLWLRRAPRTAYGMLLGLALLWPVAMAVGNYGGPVLLPPALSLLATCAALAMQPTCIATSRKGRGAVSERGSAARGIPHERGSDRLPPAYGHVTTILLTVLVHAAAATTAVLGRGTAAPLWTVIAGTTVGATLTGTAAHLTGRRRTRRRQADRRAHDERLATWTEEAVRDAWTERRRIAAGLETTVLARTADMVTEAEAGRLDATATRAREALAAMRTLLDTVREGGAGAELRPQPTLQALDLLAHQLRATGRDIEIRLTDRVPEQLPTAVDLAAYRAAETVLAAGGEEPAMLELDLHDDTLTLTATGVPRAADSAVRERLTTRVAALGGTVTTGPRGTVRLRLPLAVAQDNEERHR; from the coding sequence ATGAATCGAACCGACGACCGGCTGCTCCCGGTCCTGCTGATCTGCGCCCAGGCCGTGGTGTGGCCCGGGGTGCCGTTTGTGCGCGGGGCCGTCCCTCCCGCATCCGCCCTTCTCGTGGTGGCCCTGGTCGCCGCGGTGGTGACGGCCGCGCTCGCCCTGCGCCGTGCCCGCCCGGTGGCCACCCTCGTCGTGGTCGCCGCCGCCTGTGCGCTGGGTGCCGGGCCGCTGCCCGCCGGGGCGACGGCGGTGCTCGGGACCGCGGGTGTCGCGCTGGCCCTGTTCACCGTGGCGACCGAACGCGACGCCTTCACCGCCGTGCTGTGCGTGGTGGCGCTCGCCGCCTGGCAACTCCTGTACAACATCAGCCTGCACGGGCTCAGCGACCGCGACGGGCTCGACCTCGTCCTGACCGCTCTGCTGTACGCCGCCGCGTGCGGCGCCGGCCTGCTCGTACGGCGAACCCGTCGCGCACGGCGAGCCGCTGAACACCTGCTGCAGCGGGCCGAGTCCGAGCGCCACCGGCTCCCGGCGGCCGAACGGCGCCGTATGGAAAGGGAGTTGCACGACGTCAGCGCCCACCATCTGACCGCCGTGGTGGTCACGGCGGGAGCGGCCCTCGGGTTGCGTGACCGTCGTCCCGAACTGGCCGAGCAGGCACTGGAGTTCGCGGTCGAGACCGGCGGCGAGGTCACCCGCGCGCTCGGCGCCGTACGAGCGCCGGCGCCCTCCCGCGGGGATGTGCCGTCACCGGAGGAACGGCTGCTGGACCTGGTCGCCGGGTTCCGGCGCCTGGACCAGCGGGTCGACTGCGAGATCGACCTCCTGCCGGACGGCGCCGTCGCGGAGGCGGCGTACGGCATCGTGCGCGAGGCGCTGACCAACGTCGCACGGTATGCGCCCGGCGCGCGTACGAGGGTGCTGTGCCGGTACGGCGACACCCGCACCGACGTCGTGGTCACCAGCACGGCCCCGCCGGCCGGTGCGGTGGCGCACGGCGCGGGACTCGGCGGCGGACGCGGGCAGGACTTCCTGCGCTCCCGGGCACGGGAGGCGGGTGGCACGGTGCACAGCGGCCCGACGGCGGAGGGCGGTTGGGAGGTACGGGCGGTACTGCCGGGCCGGACGGCGACGACGGTGGAACCGTCGGCGCCGAGGAGCTACCGCGCGGCGCAGGTGGTGGCGGCGCTGGGCCTGGTCCTGCAGCCGCTGCTGCCCGTGCTGGTCATCCGGGCCGAGGAGACGTCGAGCGCGCCGGGGGTGTCCGCGGGTGTCTTCTTCGCCCTGCTGGCGGCGGGCCAGGCGGTGGCCCTGCTGTGGCTGCGAAGGGCTCCGCGGACGGCGTACGGGATGCTGCTGGGGCTGGCGCTGCTGTGGCCGGTGGCGATGGCGGTGGGGAACTACGGCGGCCCCGTCCTCCTCCCGCCCGCGCTGAGCCTGTTGGCCACGTGCGCGGCCCTCGCGATGCAACCGACCTGTATTGCCACGTCCCGAAAGGGGCGCGGCGCTGTATCGGAACGCGGCTCCGCCGCGAGGGGGATCCCTCATGAGCGGGGGAGCGACCGGCTCCCACCGGCCTACGGCCACGTCACGACCATTCTCCTCACGGTGCTGGTGCACGCCGCGGCCGCCACCACCGCGGTTCTGGGCCGAGGTACGGCCGCTCCCCTCTGGACGGTCATCGCGGGAACCACCGTCGGCGCGACCCTCACCGGCACCGCGGCTCACCTGACCGGACGCCGCCGCACCCGGCGCCGGCAAGCCGACCGCCGCGCCCACGACGAACGCCTCGCCACCTGGACCGAGGAGGCCGTCCGCGACGCCTGGACCGAGCGCCGCCGCATCGCCGCCGGTCTCGAAACCACGGTACTGGCCCGCACCGCCGACATGGTCACCGAGGCGGAGGCAGGCCGGCTCGACGCGACAGCGACCCGTGCCCGCGAGGCCCTGGCCGCGATGCGCACCCTGCTCGACACCGTCCGGGAGGGCGGGGCAGGGGCCGAACTACGACCGCAGCCCACCCTCCAGGCGCTGGACCTGCTCGCCCACCAACTCCGGGCCACCGGGCGGGACATCGAGATACGGCTGACCGACCGCGTACCGGAACAACTGCCCACCGCCGTCGACCTGGCCGCCTACCGCGCCGCCGAGACGGTGCTCGCGGCCGGCGGCGAGGAGCCTGCGATGCTCGAACTCGACCTGCATGACGATACGTTGACGCTCACGGCCACTGGAGTGCCCCGCGCCGCCGACTCCGCCGTACGGGAGCGGCTGACCACGCGGGTCGCGGCGCTCGGCGGCACCGTGACCACCGGCCCGCGGGGGACGGTCCGGCTCCGGCTGCCACTCGCCGTCGCGCAGGACAACGAGGAGAGACACCGATGA
- a CDS encoding SCO4225 family membrane protein, whose translation MTDSDSDTDTETDADTRTDPGRSVPRRLRDHIGVVGLGYLGICVVLLVWAVVVTVGDSTDESMAGVIPLFATAPASLVLLVLPGNIVMAFIAVAFGAAVNTAIIGWCTRALRRGGRMD comes from the coding sequence ATGACCGATTCCGATTCCGATACCGATACTGAAACCGATGCCGATACGCGTACCGATCCCGGCCGATCCGTCCCCCGCCGGCTGCGCGACCACATCGGCGTCGTCGGCCTCGGCTACCTCGGCATCTGTGTCGTACTGCTCGTGTGGGCCGTGGTGGTGACCGTCGGCGACAGCACGGACGAGTCCATGGCCGGCGTCATCCCGCTCTTCGCCACCGCTCCCGCGAGCCTCGTGCTCCTCGTGTTGCCGGGCAACATCGTCATGGCCTTCATCGCCGTCGCTTTCGGGGCAGCGGTCAACACCGCGATCATCGGCTGGTGCACCCGCGCACTGCGCCGCGGCGGTCGCATGGACTGA
- a CDS encoding helix-turn-helix domain-containing protein has translation MSAAHVDVDVIVRDVARRTQADLENLTAEMTSMFVDVIPEFRHDDAVRRLMVASTASNLSAIVDMLALNISLDDITVPPAAAEYARRFAQHGLSLEALLRAYRLGEHMLVQRAMTTLGDLDLATDAALAATSRIARLTNRYIDQVIEGLIAIYEDERSRWDARSDAARAAQVRAVLDTEGLDLASAEKMLSTSLRGWHLAAIIWTQPGSPDPDAAQLRAGAAILSAATGKAPLTISADERTHWAWISSTTNPTLDLPLLQQELDKHPALRIAIGDDPSPGLDGFRQAFRDAQRARTVAVTAADPHRALVLHSQVALAGLLVDHLADVKAWAGRVLGGLMREDDATLRLRETVQVFLDAQGSFTDAAARMHVHKNTVHYRVRKAEEILGHPLTANRLDIEVALLACAQLGLGGAGAHPARDN, from the coding sequence ATGAGCGCCGCCCATGTCGACGTCGACGTGATCGTGCGGGACGTCGCCAGGCGCACCCAGGCCGATCTCGAGAACCTCACCGCCGAGATGACCTCGATGTTCGTCGACGTCATCCCCGAGTTCCGCCACGACGACGCCGTACGACGGCTGATGGTCGCCAGCACCGCGTCGAACCTGTCCGCGATCGTCGACATGCTGGCGCTGAACATCTCGCTCGACGACATCACCGTCCCACCCGCCGCGGCGGAGTACGCCCGCCGCTTCGCCCAGCACGGCCTGTCCCTGGAGGCGCTGCTGCGCGCCTACCGCCTCGGCGAGCACATGCTCGTCCAGCGGGCCATGACCACCCTCGGCGATCTCGACCTGGCCACCGACGCCGCCCTGGCCGCGACCAGCCGGATCGCGCGACTGACGAACAGGTACATCGACCAGGTCATCGAGGGCCTCATCGCCATCTACGAGGACGAACGCAGCCGCTGGGACGCCCGTTCCGACGCGGCCCGCGCCGCCCAGGTCCGCGCCGTACTCGACACCGAGGGGCTCGACCTCGCGTCGGCCGAGAAGATGCTGTCGACGTCCCTGCGCGGCTGGCACCTGGCCGCGATCATCTGGACGCAGCCCGGTTCACCCGACCCGGACGCGGCCCAACTGCGGGCGGGCGCAGCCATACTGTCCGCGGCCACCGGCAAGGCTCCACTGACGATCTCGGCGGACGAGCGAACGCACTGGGCCTGGATCTCATCCACCACCAACCCAACCCTGGACCTCCCCCTCCTCCAACAGGAACTCGACAAGCACCCGGCACTCCGGATCGCCATCGGCGACGACCCCTCCCCCGGACTCGACGGCTTCCGCCAGGCCTTCAGGGACGCGCAGCGTGCCCGCACGGTCGCCGTCACCGCGGCCGACCCGCACCGCGCGCTCGTCCTCCATTCCCAGGTCGCGCTCGCCGGCCTCCTCGTCGATCACCTCGCCGACGTCAAGGCGTGGGCCGGACGCGTCCTCGGCGGCCTCATGCGCGAGGACGACGCCACGCTCCGCCTGCGCGAGACCGTGCAGGTGTTCCTGGACGCCCAGGGCAGCTTCACCGACGCCGCCGCACGTATGCACGTCCACAAGAACACCGTCCACTACCGCGTACGCAAGGCCGAGGAGATCCTCGGCCACCCCCTCACGGCGAACCGACTGGACATCGAGGTGGCCCTACTCGCCTGCGCACAGCTCGGACTTGGAGGAGCGGGCGCACATCCGGCACGCGACAACTGA
- a CDS encoding AAA family ATPase, producing MIVERAYAHLSSHDEDAWPWSVPCVRQLLDEGLRFTAPVTFLVGENGSGKSTLVEALAEGFGLDSYGGSHDWRYASPRGKSVLGERMRFDAASGGRRMATSWSARKGFFLRAETALDALGREGLSPDSVSHGEGFLAAFRGKFLHAGLYVLDEPEAALSFSSCLELIGHIDRLAKEGGQVICATHSPLLTALPGADIVEVGDHGLRRVVWRELGVVDHWRRYLADPQAYLRHIIEP from the coding sequence GTGATTGTCGAACGTGCGTATGCCCACCTCTCCTCGCACGACGAGGACGCCTGGCCCTGGTCGGTGCCCTGCGTCCGGCAGCTGCTCGACGAAGGGCTGCGCTTCACCGCGCCGGTGACCTTTCTGGTCGGTGAGAACGGCTCAGGGAAGTCGACCCTGGTCGAGGCGCTGGCGGAGGGGTTCGGCCTGGACTCCTATGGCGGCTCCCACGACTGGCGGTACGCCTCCCCACGTGGCAAGTCGGTGCTCGGCGAGCGGATGAGGTTCGACGCGGCCTCGGGCGGGCGCCGTATGGCCACCAGCTGGTCGGCCCGCAAGGGCTTCTTCCTGCGGGCCGAGACCGCGCTGGACGCCCTGGGCAGGGAGGGGTTGTCGCCGGACTCGGTCAGCCATGGCGAGGGCTTCCTCGCGGCATTCCGCGGTAAGTTCCTGCACGCCGGGCTCTATGTCCTCGACGAGCCGGAGGCGGCGCTCTCCTTCTCCTCGTGCCTCGAACTGATCGGGCACATCGACCGGTTGGCCAAGGAGGGCGGCCAGGTCATCTGTGCCACGCACTCCCCCTTGCTGACCGCCCTGCCGGGCGCGGACATCGTCGAGGTCGGCGACCACGGCCTACGAAGGGTCGTCTGGCGGGAGCTCGGCGTCGTGGATCACTGGCGCCGCTACCTCGCCGACCCGCAGGCCTATCTGCGGCACATCATCGAACCGTAG
- a CDS encoding phytoene desaturase family protein, translated as MSTATVVGAGPNGLAAAVALAREGVQVTLLEAADEIGGGARSGEAILPGLLHDHCSAIHPMAVGSPFLRGLGLERYGLRWALPEIDCVHPLDSGTAGVLHRSVTETAAGLGGDGRRWRWLFDGPSAAYDTIGADILGPLLRVPRHPVRLARFGVPALAPASLLAKAFATEEARALWGGVAAHAFHPLDRPLSAAIGLGILTAGHRHGWAVAAGGSGRITDAMAALLTDLGGKIETGVRVRSASELPPTDVTLWDVAPSALADILGDRLPPRVARAYRRFRYGPGAFKVDFAVEGGVPWTAEAARRAGTVHVGGTYAEIAATERDIHAGRMPDRPFVLVGQQYLADPRRSAGDVHPVWTYAHVPADWPGDATGAITAQIERFAPGFRDRIVGTSVRTTPGFAAYNPNYVGGNIMTGAKDIPQLLFGPRPTPHPYDTGLPGHYLCSAATPPGPGAHGMCGAHAAARALRHLQGQTWGP; from the coding sequence ATGAGTACGGCAACCGTGGTCGGCGCCGGCCCCAACGGGCTGGCCGCCGCCGTCGCCCTGGCCCGGGAGGGCGTACAGGTCACCCTCCTGGAGGCGGCCGACGAGATCGGCGGCGGCGCCCGCTCCGGTGAGGCGATCCTTCCCGGGCTGCTGCACGACCACTGTTCGGCCATCCACCCGATGGCAGTCGGCTCACCGTTCCTGCGCGGGCTCGGCCTGGAGCGGTACGGGCTGCGGTGGGCGCTGCCGGAGATCGACTGCGTACATCCCCTGGACAGCGGCACGGCAGGGGTGCTGCACCGCTCCGTCACCGAGACCGCGGCCGGTCTCGGCGGCGACGGCCGGCGCTGGCGGTGGCTGTTCGACGGCCCGTCGGCGGCGTACGACACCATCGGCGCCGACATCCTCGGCCCGCTGCTCCGCGTCCCACGGCACCCCGTCCGCCTCGCCCGTTTCGGCGTCCCCGCGCTGGCACCCGCGTCGCTGCTGGCGAAGGCGTTCGCGACCGAGGAGGCGCGAGCGCTGTGGGGCGGGGTGGCGGCGCACGCCTTCCACCCTCTCGACCGGCCACTGAGCGCCGCCATCGGACTCGGCATCCTCACCGCGGGGCACCGGCACGGCTGGGCCGTGGCTGCCGGCGGATCAGGCCGCATCACCGACGCCATGGCCGCGCTGCTGACCGACCTCGGCGGGAAGATCGAGACGGGCGTGCGGGTGCGGTCGGCCTCCGAACTGCCGCCGACGGACGTGACCCTCTGGGATGTGGCGCCCTCCGCGCTGGCCGACATCCTGGGTGACCGGCTGCCGCCCCGGGTCGCCCGTGCCTACCGGCGGTTCCGGTACGGCCCGGGGGCGTTCAAGGTCGACTTCGCGGTCGAGGGCGGCGTGCCCTGGACCGCCGAAGCGGCGCGGCGGGCCGGCACGGTGCACGTCGGCGGCACGTACGCCGAGATCGCCGCCACGGAGCGGGACATCCACGCCGGACGGATGCCCGACCGTCCGTTCGTCCTGGTCGGCCAGCAGTATCTGGCCGATCCCCGGCGGTCGGCCGGCGACGTGCATCCGGTGTGGACCTACGCCCACGTACCGGCCGACTGGCCCGGCGACGCCACAGGAGCGATCACCGCCCAGATCGAACGGTTCGCCCCGGGATTCCGGGACCGGATCGTCGGCACCTCGGTGCGCACCACCCCCGGATTCGCCGCGTACAACCCGAACTACGTCGGCGGCAACATCATGACCGGCGCCAAGGACATCCCCCAGTTGCTGTTCGGCCCGCGGCCCACTCCGCACCCGTACGACACCGGTCTGCCCGGCCACTACCTGTGCTCCGCGGCCACCCCGCCCGGCCCCGGCGCACACGGAATGTGCGGAGCCCACGCCGCCGCACGAGCTCTGCGCCACCTCCAAGGGCAGACCTGGGGCCCGTGA
- a CDS encoding DUF5819 family protein — translation MEEIQQSHSGPATQEIPDATAAPHRSSRGVRALKSGLRAAMVLCLAASFVHVLLVFLHVAPANTVSKRYSPLINAWVYPFFEQNWRLFAPDPESVNRQILVRTARAGSGGSVQVGPWFDLTAVDGSAVEHQPFPSHTAQNMLRRAWTGYVDTHGGDDKARTERALMMRKYLTNIAADRVAAHRSGTFDFIQLRVVTLPIDAPGPAAGKRPPAPAENRLLPWWKVTRHGE, via the coding sequence GTGGAGGAAATCCAGCAGTCCCACTCCGGTCCGGCCACGCAGGAAATTCCTGACGCCACGGCCGCGCCGCACAGGTCGTCGAGGGGTGTCCGTGCGCTGAAATCAGGACTGCGCGCCGCCATGGTCCTGTGCCTGGCGGCGAGTTTCGTCCACGTGCTTCTCGTGTTCCTTCATGTGGCACCGGCCAACACCGTCTCCAAGCGATACAGCCCACTGATCAATGCATGGGTGTACCCCTTCTTCGAACAGAACTGGCGGCTCTTCGCCCCGGACCCCGAATCCGTCAACCGGCAGATTCTGGTCAGAACCGCACGCGCCGGTTCCGGCGGATCGGTTCAAGTGGGCCCCTGGTTCGACCTGACGGCCGTGGATGGTTCCGCGGTCGAACATCAGCCGTTTCCGAGCCATACGGCGCAGAACATGCTGCGCCGTGCCTGGACCGGCTACGTCGACACGCACGGAGGGGACGACAAGGCGCGCACGGAACGCGCCCTGATGATGCGGAAGTACCTGACCAACATCGCCGCGGACCGCGTTGCCGCCCACAGGAGCGGCACCTTCGACTTCATTCAGCTCCGCGTCGTCACACTGCCCATCGACGCGCCCGGCCCCGCCGCCGGCAAGCGCCCGCCGGCTCCGGCCGAGAACCGGCTCCTGCCCTGGTGGAAGGTGACCCGTCATGGAGAATGA
- a CDS encoding class I adenylate-forming enzyme family protein, with product MQHISALPDIRAGRNPTGPCIADDREQLDNDAFLKRVRSAAGVLRVHGIGVGDVVAVALANRLELVVIMFAAWRLGAAVTPVNPGLTDTEARHQIEDSGAKVVITDSRGTGTLDVTAFAGAAVQAQDAVSPAPGAVLPALDSLALIIYTSGTTGRPKGVMLDHANIAAMCRMIVDGIGLDETDHSLLVLPLFHVNGIVVSVLSPLLAGGRATIAGRFRASSFFASVEAARPTYFSAVPTIYAMLVSLPDEVLPDTSSLRRAICGAAPMPAELIARFENRFGVPVVEGYGLSEGTCASTLNPPAGPRKPGTVGLPLPGQTVAVMDAEGHLLDAGSVGEVVVRGPNVMRGYLGLPDETSRTVVDGWLHTGDVGRFDTDGHLVLVDRIKDMIIRGGENIYPKEIESVLHTHPAVLEAAVVGAPEPVLGEVPVAYVTLLPGAAATAEELVDHCRGSLARVKVPVSVRVTESLPKNPVGKIDKPRLRSFTVSP from the coding sequence GTGCAGCACATCTCCGCATTGCCGGACATCCGGGCCGGCCGGAATCCTACCGGGCCCTGTATCGCGGATGATCGAGAGCAGCTGGACAACGACGCTTTTCTGAAACGTGTCCGGTCTGCGGCCGGTGTTCTCCGCGTACACGGAATAGGCGTCGGCGATGTGGTCGCGGTCGCTTTGGCGAACCGTCTGGAACTCGTCGTCATCATGTTCGCGGCGTGGCGGCTGGGCGCCGCGGTCACGCCGGTGAATCCCGGGCTGACCGATACCGAGGCCCGCCATCAGATCGAGGATTCCGGAGCCAAGGTGGTGATCACCGACAGCCGCGGCACGGGGACCCTGGACGTGACCGCGTTCGCCGGCGCCGCTGTCCAGGCCCAGGACGCCGTCTCCCCCGCACCCGGCGCCGTCCTCCCCGCCCTCGACTCCCTCGCCCTGATCATCTACACGAGCGGGACCACCGGCCGCCCGAAGGGCGTCATGCTCGACCACGCCAACATCGCCGCGATGTGCCGGATGATCGTCGACGGCATCGGTCTGGACGAGACCGATCACAGCCTGCTCGTTCTGCCGTTGTTCCACGTCAACGGGATCGTGGTGAGCGTGCTGTCGCCGCTGCTGGCCGGTGGGCGGGCGACGATCGCGGGGCGCTTCCGGGCGTCGTCCTTCTTCGCCTCGGTGGAGGCCGCGCGGCCGACGTACTTCTCGGCGGTACCGACGATCTACGCCATGCTCGTCTCGCTGCCGGACGAGGTACTCCCGGACACCTCGTCGCTGCGCCGGGCGATCTGCGGGGCCGCGCCGATGCCCGCCGAGCTGATCGCCCGGTTCGAGAACCGGTTCGGGGTACCGGTCGTCGAGGGCTACGGGCTGTCCGAGGGCACCTGCGCGTCGACACTCAACCCGCCCGCCGGGCCGCGCAAGCCGGGGACGGTCGGGCTCCCGCTGCCGGGGCAGACCGTCGCTGTGATGGACGCCGAGGGCCATCTCCTCGACGCCGGGTCGGTGGGCGAGGTGGTGGTCCGTGGCCCGAACGTTATGCGTGGCTATCTCGGGCTGCCGGACGAGACGTCCCGGACCGTCGTCGACGGCTGGCTGCACACCGGCGACGTCGGGCGCTTCGACACGGACGGCCATCTCGTCCTGGTCGATCGGATCAAGGACATGATCATCCGCGGCGGGGAGAACATCTACCCCAAGGAGATCGAGAGCGTCCTGCACACCCACCCCGCGGTGCTGGAAGCGGCGGTGGTGGGCGCGCCCGAACCGGTGCTCGGCGAGGTGCCGGTCGCGTACGTCACGCTGCTGCCGGGTGCCGCCGCCACGGCCGAGGAACTCGTCGACCACTGCCGCGGCTCGCTGGCCCGCGTCAAGGTACCGGTGTCGGTCCGGGTCACCGAGTCGCTGCCCAAGAATCCGGTGGGAAAGATCGACAAACCCCGCCTGCGCTCATTCACCGTGAGCCCGTAA